A genomic segment from Fibrobacter sp. encodes:
- a CDS encoding succinylglutamate desuccinylase/aspartoacylase family protein: ILSARDPFCMRASAVLTQEFKNAWIYYQPEERSASPYFGTVAKADICIEIGPQHHGTINPFIFEESERLVKRYLELAEEWNRGELQKRPPIPVEVYTQHRDLGYPKPQGGGPIQAMIHQNVFGRDYSELKDGDPIFRTFDGKDILFKREPGDPEVVYPIFINEPAYYEKDIAMSLTVKTVEEW, translated from the coding sequence ATTCTTTCTGCCCGTGACCCGTTCTGCATGCGCGCTTCCGCTGTGCTGACACAAGAGTTCAAGAACGCCTGGATTTACTACCAGCCCGAGGAACGTTCCGCTTCTCCTTATTTTGGTACGGTGGCCAAGGCTGACATTTGCATTGAAATTGGTCCCCAGCATCACGGCACCATCAATCCGTTTATTTTTGAAGAATCCGAGCGCCTTGTAAAACGCTACCTGGAACTTGCGGAAGAATGGAATCGTGGCGAACTCCAAAAGCGCCCGCCCATTCCGGTAGAGGTGTATACCCAGCATCGCGACCTGGGTTATCCTAAACCTCAGGGCGGTGGCCCTATCCAAGCCATGATCCATCAAAATGTTTTTGGCCGAGACTATAGTGAACTGAAGGACGGAGACCCGATTTTCCGCACCTTTGACGGTAAGGACATCTTGTTCAAGCGTGAACCTGGTGACCCCGAAGTTGTTTATCCGATTTTTATTAACGAGCCCGCTTATTACGAAAAGGACATCGCAATGA